Part of the Coriobacteriaceae bacterium genome is shown below.
GTCAAACATCATATTGACCGTTATCAGCGGACGCTCGTCGAGCATGCCGACCGTGTCTGCCACGTCAAACACGGTGCCCGTAGGAAATACCTGGATGTCCCAGCGATCCGCGCCACGCTTTCGCCTCGAGGCAGGATTGGCATAGCCCGGCAATCCAAAGCAGAGTCCCTGCAAGAGCAGGTGATATGGCAGCTGCGCATCTGGGTTGTTCGCACCGATTCCCGCATCTCCCAGGATGCGTTCTAACGCCCGCTTCACCGCATCCTCATCCCCACGGCACAACCCGTCGCGAAACGCATCAACGTCTCGAGTGTCTTCGGCAACACACTCAAACCACTCAATAATTACCAGACGCAAGGCTTGGCGAAGCTCATTATTGGGCAACCGCAGAGCACGGAGGCGATTGCCATGTTCCGGCTCCTCAGTCATATCCGTCGTCAGGAAACCGGACAAATACAGCGCCGTCCACAGGCCATCATCAGACGAGGCCTCTGGCCCCGCAGCGCCCAAACAAAGCGGGACCTCAACGCATCCATGGGCCTCGAGCAAATTGAACAGAGCCGAAAGGCAGTCAAGATTCCAGTCACAAACTACCCTACTTAGGCAATCGGCATACCCATACAGGTCGGCACGCACAGGCGCCGTGCAGCCTCGGTCCAGAAAACCGATCACACGCGCCGGACTCGAGCAATAGGTCCTGCCAAACCGATATCCCTCGAGCCATTCACGCGCCTCATCCAGGTATTCCTCGCGTCCGGCATGACTCAACAGAGCCTCGACCTCGGCATCCGAAAAGCCGAACCAACGGTCGCACCACGTCGAAAGGGGCGTCGAAAGACGATACGAGCAGCTGCGCGAAGAAAGCGCCTCCTCGGCAGGACCGGGACGCTCCCCCATCAGACACGTCAACCGTAGCGAATGGCCCGCGGTGGCAATGGCGTCGAACAGCACGCGATCGAGCAGCTCCGCCGGACCGGCGCCGGAAGCGTCCCTCGCGCTCGCACTGGGCGACCACGCCGCGTCGTACCCATCAACGAGCAATACAACCTGCTCATCGCAGGCCATCTCCAGCAGCTCAATGAGTACACCGAGCACCGAGTCAACCTCGTCCGCGCTCGCCACGCCACGCGCAACGCGTTCGATGTGACGTACCTTGTCTCGTGCTAAATCCGGAGCTTCCAAGAGTGGCATCAAGCGAGCGCATTCGCCCGAAAGAGCATCACGCACGACGCCGACAACAGAGGCACCACGCCTCGCAGCGCCAGAAAAGTCCAGCGATATCACCGGATAGCAAGCGTACTCGTTCCTATAGCGCCCGCCGTCCGCATCCCAAATCTGGGAACCAGCAAACAGGCCCCGATCGACCTGCCCGACCACGGGACGCTCCAGAAAAGCCTTGAGCATCGACAAGTTCATGCTCTTGCCAAAACCCTCGGGTCGGCAGCACGCCATAACGGGCGCTTCGCAATCCAGCACATCGGCAATAAGCATCGTCTTGTCGACCAGTGTGCAGCAACCAAGAGCCTCCGCATAGCCGTGCATGCTGATGGGCAAAACCGCATCGTCGGTACAGCCGATTAGACGCACGCCAAAGTCGGCAGCACAACCATTATTTGCCTGTTCAGACATCGCAACGTTCCCCTTAAATCGCAGCATGATGCCAATTGTAATGACCGCCTCGCGCGTACCGACGACGCCGCGCGAACATATCGGGCAACGGTAGCAACAAGAGGTATGAGGGGGCATAACTAATCGTTGCACAACAAAACGGGGCCCGATGCATTCGCACCGGACCCCGTCCCAACTCTTTAGTTATCTAGCAACCAAGAGGCTACTCCTCCGAGCCGTCCTCCCCAGAAGCCTTCTTCTGCTGATCGAGCTTATGCTTACCACTTACGATAGACGTAGCGCCCAGTGTGGCCAAGCTTGCACTGGCAAGGCTCGCCATAACGATAAGGTCGCCCGTCTTGGGCATGTTACCGCCAGATGACTTGGTCGTTGTAGTCGTCGTGGTTGTAGTGGTCACCGTCTTGGAGTCATTTTGCTCTTGGGCCTGGTTGTCAGCACCGCTCTTGTCGTCGTCTTCGGGCTGTTTCTTTTCGCCCTCGGTCTTGCTCTCGTCCTTCTTCTGAGCAGATTTGTCGTCCTTCTCCTCAGAGCTAGAACCCTTATCAGATTCGGTCTTCTCGGAAGCCTTGTCCTTGGAGTCGCCCTTTGCGGCCTCGGTCTTTTCCGTGGAAACCTGATCAGAGTTGTCCTTGTTCTGGGTCGAGCCGTTATTGACGCCAGCCATCAGCGAAGAACCCAGCGTAGAACCAAGCTGCTCGGAGAAAGAGGGCTTCTTGTCCGGCGAAGCAACGGGAGCGTCCGGCGCTTTATTCGAGTCGCCCTTGGAAGCATCGGAATCAGGGGTTGCGTCAGAGCCGGAGCCGTTGTTAGAGCCGGTGTCAACGAACGAATCGCTCGAGCCGGTGGATGAGTTAGAGGTGTCAGCGTCGGTCGAACCAGAAGCGTCGCTGTCCGTATTGCCGACAGAGCTTGAAGACGAATCGCCCGCAGCAGAGCCGTTCGAATTGGAGCCGTTCGAGGTAGAGCCGTCGTTGGTAGTGCCACCAGCAGAGCCATTACCGTCAGCATCGGTCGAGGGCGCATCCATCCTGTCATCGTTGGCATCGTCACTCGAGTCGTCATTCGAATCAGGTGTCGGCGAGGGCGCCGGTGTGGGCTCGGGCTGCACGGGCGTCGCGGCGGCAGCCTCGTCCTCAGCGATATAAACCAAGCAGTCCTTTAGCTCGTTGCGGTAGCGGTTCTTCCAGCCTTCATGATACTGGGGCTGGCTCGAATACTTGGTCGCCACGTTGTTGACCACGCTATTGGAGAGCGCCGTCACAAACTCGCGGTCGGACATATCGTTGGAAAGATTTGCCCAACGGAAGAAATCCCTGCAACCACCGGTGCCGCACATATTGGTGATGCTCCACACCATGCCCTTGACGCAATCGGCGCGGCCGGAGATGTCAATGCCAAGAGCGCTCTTGAGCCACGCCTCGGTCACCGCATAGTACGAGTTGTACGCATAAGCGTCCTGAAGCGCCGAGAACTCGACAGGATCGGTGTTATAAGCGCCCTGGAAGGCCTCCTGCGCAATACGGCCCAGCTCGGTAAGTTGGCCCTTCTCGTACATGGCATTGCTCGCGTTGGAAATCTCGCCGCCGAGATCAATCGCATCCTTGAGCATGCTGTACTTGGCAGAATCGTAGTTGTAAACCTGCTTCATAAACGGAATGAGCGACCAGCGGCGATCAAACTGATAGTAACCCAGTGCGTTATAGCCGTCACCATACGAAAATCCCTGGTTGTAGTTACCATGGCTCTCGTACTTGGTAAAGTACTTCATCTCGGGAGTCACGTTGACAAACGAAACGCCCTGGACCGACCTCAGCACGCCCGAGAAGGACTGCTGGGTGTAGAGACCCTTATCGATATCGGTGGCATCCGAGGCAACGCCCGGCGTGGGCTCCTCGGCAGCGGCGGGTGCCGGCGCGGAAACGGCGCCAAACGAAAGCGCCAACGTCAGGCCCGCGACAATCGCGGAATGCTTGGGCTGCATAAGATCC
Proteins encoded:
- a CDS encoding AAA family ATPase codes for the protein MSEQANNGCAADFGVRLIGCTDDAVLPISMHGYAEALGCCTLVDKTMLIADVLDCEAPVMACCRPEGFGKSMNLSMLKAFLERPVVGQVDRGLFAGSQIWDADGGRYRNEYACYPVISLDFSGAARRGASVVGVVRDALSGECARLMPLLEAPDLARDKVRHIERVARGVASADEVDSVLGVLIELLEMACDEQVVLLVDGYDAAWSPSASARDASGAGPAELLDRVLFDAIATAGHSLRLTCLMGERPGPAEEALSSRSCSYRLSTPLSTWCDRWFGFSDAEVEALLSHAGREEYLDEAREWLEGYRFGRTYCSSPARVIGFLDRGCTAPVRADLYGYADCLSRVVCDWNLDCLSALFNLLEAHGCVEVPLCLGAAGPEASSDDGLWTALYLSGFLTTDMTEEPEHGNRLRALRLPNNELRQALRLVIIEWFECVAEDTRDVDAFRDGLCRGDEDAVKRALERILGDAGIGANNPDAQLPYHLLLQGLCFGLPGYANPASRRKRGADRWDIQVFPTGTVFDVADTVGMLDERPLITVNMMFDPGVNALGLELLAVQALLDIERDGIDKIRVPRPGVGRMRWGFGFDGCRVAAVCQRL